The nucleotide window TGGCAGGGTAATGGTTGCCGGTTTAGACACGGCAAAAACCCCCTGCGCCCGGCTGGCCGGGGTTATCGGCAGCGTCTTCCAGGACCCGGAAGCCCAGCTGGTGGCGGAAGTAGTTGAGGATGAGCTGGCCTTCGGCCTGGAAAACCTGGCCGTCCCGCGGGAAGAAATGCGGCAGCGCATTAGCGCCGCCCTGGAAATGGTGGGCATCGCCAGCCTGCGCCACCGTAGTTTACGGGAATTATCCGGCGGCCAGAAGCAAAAGGTGGCCATTGCCGCTGCCGTGGCTTTAAGGCCCCGGGTGCTGGTGCTGGATGAACCTACTTCCGAACTCGACCCCCGGGGGACCTTGGAAATCGTGGCCCTCCTGCAGCGGCTCAACCGAGACTATGGTATAACCATCCTGTTGATTGAACAAAAAATTAGTGTCCTCGCCCCCCGGGTCCCCCGGCTGGTCTGTCTTAACAAGGGCCGCATCGTGGCCGATGCCAGCCCGCGACAAATCCTGGCCCAGGAGAAATTGACGACCGAACTGGGCCTGGAGGTACCCCCGGTGACAGCCCTGTTCCGGATGCTACGCCGGGCCGGCGTCTATCACGGCGACCTGCCCCTGGAGGTAGACGAAGGCCGGCGGGAACTGGGGCGCCTGCTGGGGCACCAGGCGTCCAGGACATAGCAACCTATATTTGGAGGCGCAAAAAAATGATCCGGGTTGAAAATGTAGAGTTTACTTACCCCAACGGTTTCCAAGCCCTCAGGGACCTGTCTTTTCATATCCGGTCCGGGGAATTCGTGGCCGTCATCGGCCAGAACGGCTCCGGGAAAACCACCCTCCTCAAGCTCCTGAACGGGCTTCTTAAACCCACAGCAGGCAGGATCCTCATCGGCGGCCTGGATACGGCACGGGCGCGGGTGGCTGAACTGGCCCGTAAAGTAGGTTTCCTTTTTCAAAACCCGGATCACCAGATCTTCCTGCCCACCGTCAGGGAAGAACTGGCCTTCGGTCCTAAGAATTTAGGTCTCAAAGGGGCGGCCCTGGCAGATAGGGTGGCGGAAGCGGCTGCCGCCGTAGGCCTCACTCCTTATCTTGACGTTAACCCCCGGCAGCTCAGCAAAGGCCAGCGCCAGCGGGTGGCCCTGGCCTCCGTCCTGGCCATGCAGCCGGAAGTCCTGGTCCTGGACGAACCCACCACCGGCCAGGATTACCGCGAAGCCCTGGAAATAATGAGGCTTGTCAAGAAGCTGCACCAGCAGGGCCACACTGTACTCCTCGTCAGCCACGATATGGAAATGGTGGCCCGCTTCGCCGGCCGGGCCCTGGTCCTGGGGGAAGGACGGTTGCTCCTGGATGGGCCCGTGGCGACAGTTTTTGCCCGGGAAGATATCCTGAACGCCGCCGGCCTCGTACCTCCCCAGGCCATTCAGCTCGCCCGGCCTTACCAGGAACAGGGACTCCTGCGCCCCGTCCTGACGGTAGAAGAATTGTATGCCGAAATTATCGCCGCTTTAAGGGGTGAGGTAGATGCCCGCCAGGTCCTTCCTGCATGAACTAAACCCCCTTACCAAAGTCGTCTGGTCCCTGGCCGTTATTACCCTGGCCTTTGTCTACCAGAACCCCCTGCCGCTCCTTGGCCTCTGGGCCTCGGTCCTGGCCGTCGCCCTGATTGGTAAAGTGTTGCGGGAAATCTTGCCCGCCATCCGGGGGCTGATCATCTTTGCCGCCATCTTTTTCCTCTTTCAGGTCTTTTTAATCGACGAGGGCCAGGTTGTTTTTACCCTGGTACCAGGCACCGGCATCGGCCGCATCACCGACGTGGGGCTCAAAGCCTGCACCATGCTCGCTTTAAGGATGCTGGCCATGACTTCCACGATTCCCGTTCTCCTGGCCACCACCCCGCCCAAGGATATGATTGTCGCCTTTGTGGAAAAACTCAAGGTGCCCTATACTTACGCCCTGATGCTGGTAACCTCTTTAAGGTTTATCCCTACCCTGCAGGAAGAATTGAGCCTGGTCATCCAAGCCCAGCGGGCCCGGGCCTACGACCTGGAAGGCCGCAATATTATCAAGCGCTTTCTGGCCCTCATCCCCCTGGCCATCCCTCTCCTCCTCATGTCCGTCCAGCGGGCCCGGACCATGGCTATCTCCATGGAAACCCGCGCTTTTGGCGCCGGCCCCCGTACCAGCCTGCACACCTCGACCTTCCAGTTACTGGATATAGGGGTAATCTCTTCGTGCCTGCTCCTGACAGTCGTTCTGGCGGTTGTATCGCTGCGTTAAGATTATCCACCCGGTAATGCATTAGCCCCGGTATCGTAACCGGGGCTAATGCGTTTTTTGGCAACAGGATATCGGGGATTCCTTGACTGGAGTTATTTTCAAGTATATACTTAAGATAAACTTAAGTTCTAACTAATACCTTCTTGGGGGGAAACGCATTGGAATTTGCCACCAGCAAGGAGCTACGTATTTATACCGGAAAGATATTAGAGAAGGTTAGGGCTGGGGAACGTTTTGCCATTACACATCGGGGTAAGCCTGTGGCATGGCTAATACCCTTTGAAAATGACACTCCCGAAGAATTTTCCCCTCTCCCCTATCATGAGGCGTGGGCAGATATTGAACGGGCCCTGGAAGCCAGCGAGCCATATTACCCTGACTGGCACGAAGCTCTCAAGGAAAGTAGGCGGCAAAAGTGATATTCGTAGATTCTGATGTATTACTAATCGACCTGCGCTATCGCCGTGACCCTAAGTATAAAGAAAACGCTGCTTTTTTAGCCGGGCTCAAGCATGGCAAGCAACAGGGTATTACATCGATCTTCAATGTTTTAGAGGTATGTGGTATCCTTTCCTATAACTTAAACGAGCAGCGGCTATTAAACCTTTATTGTCATTTGTCGACCCATTACAACCTGCAAATTTACCCGCCCTCAAAGGAGTACCTGCCGCGCCTAACAGTAAAAAGTATCCTGGCGATCATAAGCAAAAAGGCCAGCTTTGGCGATGCGCTAATTATCTATACGGTACGAAACATGGGTCCACTGGTATCGCACTATGTTAGCTGGAACGCCAGGCATTTCCTCCAGCAGTTGTCCATACCAGCTTTGACGCCAGCAGAGGCCCTGGAAGCTGGAATTCTGAAAAATGCTTACCCTGAATGAAAGAAGATTGCCCCGGCCGTATAACTATACCCTTTACGGTAAAGGTTAATTAAGGGGTGCCGTGCTTGGAAGAAAAGGACCTTATCCGTAGCCTCAACTGGTTCTACAGCCTGGAAATCGAGCAGGTAGACCTCTATAAGAGCCAGGCCCGGGCAGCAACGGACATTTACCTGCGGCAGGTATTGACCCGGATAGCGGCTATGGAACAGGAACACGTCATCAACCTGGAAGCGGAAATCAGCCGCCGCGGCGCCACCCCGACCCGCCTGGGAGCCATCATTGCTCCCCTCCTGGGGGTGGCAGCCGGGACCATCCTCAACTGGACCAATACCCGCACCCTCCTCTGGGCCAACATTACTTTAGAAGAAAAGGCCATGGCTGACTACAAACGGCTGATTCTCAAAGTTGCCGAAAAACCCCTTTTTAACCTCCTCTGGAGCCACCTCATTGATGAAGACCTGCATGCCGCCTGGTTCAGCAATAAGCTGAAAGAGCTGGACCGCCTGGCCCTGTATTAACAGGATGGTAATAGAAAAACTTGACAGGAAAAATAGGATGAGTTATTATTACTATAAACTATACCAAATGAATATACTTTAGATCGGATGTAGTTTTACATGCGCTTAAACCAGGCCACCGATTATGCCTTCCGCGCCGTCCTGTACCTGGCGAAACTGGAACCGGGCACCATCGCCGAAGCCCAGACGATTGCGTCCCGCGAAGATATCCCCATGCGCTTCTTGCTTAAAATCATGCGTTCCTTGGTCCAGGCCGGAATAGTGCAATCCTACCGCGGCGTCAGCGGCGGTTTTGCCCTGGCCCGGCCGGCCCGGGAAATTACCCTGCTGGATGTCGTCGAAGCAGTAGAAGGACCGGTTAGCGTTAACCGCTGCCTTCTGGACCCGGAGTACTGTAATAAACACGGCGCTCCTTGTTGCCCGGTACACCGGGCCCTGGGCGCAGTCCAGGACGCCCTGCGCCGGGAGTTGGAGCGTTACAACTTCGCCGAGCTAGCCGGGAAAAATTGAGTAAAGACTTGAAAGGAGGGATTATTTTCAAATAAACTATACTATTTGGGTATACTTTGATGTTTTTTGAGGGGAGGAGAAAAGTTATGGATGCACTCTTGCTGGCCAGGTGGCAGTTCGGGATTACCTCAGTTTACCACTTCCTCTTCGTTCCCCTGACCCTGGGACTATCAGTCCTGGTGGCCATCATGGAAACCATCTATGTCCGCACTGGTGATGAAACTTACAAGAACATGGCCCGCTTCTGGGGCAGGCTCTTCCTCATCAACTTTGCCATGGGCGTGGTGACCGGTATCGTCCAGGAGTTTCACTTCGGCATGAACTGGTCCGAGTACTCCCGCTTCGTCGGAGACATTTTCGGTGCCCCCCTGGCTGTGGAAGCCCTGGCCGCCTTTTTCCTGGAATCCACCTTTCTGGGCCTGTGGCTCTTTGGCTGGGATAAGCTGCCTAAAGCCCTTCACGCCGCCTGCATCTGGCTGGTGGCCTTCGGAACCAATCTTTCCGCCTTCTGGATCCTGGTGGCCAACTCCTTTATGCAGGAGCCGGTGGGCTATGTCTTGCGTAACGGCCGGGCCGAGATGACGGATTTCTTCGCCCTGCTGACCAACCCCCATGTCCTCTATCAATTCCCCCACACCGTCCTGGCCGGCTTTGTGACAGCCTCCTTTTTCGTCATGGGGATCAGTGCCTACCACCTCCTGCGGCAAAGCCAATTAGAGCCCTTCCGCCGTTCCTTCCGGCTGGCTTTGATAACGGGCGTCATCAGCAGCCTGCTGGTGGCGGCCGTCGGCCACTTCCAGGGCCAGTACCTGGTCAATGCCCAGCCCATGAAGATGGCAGCCGCCGAAGCCTTGTGGGAGAGTGCCGATCCGGCCCCCCTGGCCCTGGTGGCCCTGGTTGATACAAAAGACCAGACCAATACCTTCGAGATTAAGATTCCCGCCCTGGCCAGTTTTCTTGCCTATAACAGCTTCCAGGGCGAGGTTAAAGGCCTGAAGGATCTTCAGGCCGCAGCAGAGGCCAGCTACGGCCCCGGCAATTATATCCCGCCGGTCGCCCCGGTCTTCTGGAGCTTCCGCCTGATGGTCGTCGCCGGGCTGTGGTTAATTTTACTGTCCTTTTACAGCCTGTACCTGTGGCGGCGGAGACGCCTGGAAGAAAAACCCCTGGTCCTCAAGGCCCTCCTCTGGAGCATTCCCGTGCCCTATCTCGCCAACACCGCCGGCTGGTTGATGGCCGAGATCGGTCGCTATCCCTGGATTGTCTACGGGCTGCAGCGGGTCGAGGCGGCCGTCTCGCCCGGGGTATCCGCCGCCGCTATTTTGACAACCCTGGTGGCTTTTACCCTGCTGTACGGGGTCCTGGCGGTAGCCGACGTCTACCTCCTGGCTAAATACGCCCGGCAGGGTGTTGAGACAACTCCTGCCACCAGGATGTTAGATAATTCCAGGGAGGTATCCTTATGGATCTAACTGTCCTCTGGTTTATCCTGGTAGCCGTCCTTTTTGCCGGCTTCTTTTTCCTGGAAGGCTTTGACTACGGCGTCGGTATCCTGCTGCCCTTCCTGGGGAAAAGCGATGGGGAACGCCGCGCCATCATCAACAGCATCGGCCCCTTCTGGGACGGCAACGAGGTGTGGATGCTCACCGCCGGCGGGGCCATGTTTGCCGCCTTCCCCCACTGGTACGCCACCCTTTTCAGCGGCTTTTACCTGGCGTTATTCCTTATCCTCGTCGCCCTGATCGTGCGCGGGGTAGCCTTTGAATTCCGCAGCAAGGATGACCGCCCGGCCTGGCGTAACTTCTGGGACTGGATGCTTTTCCTGGGGAGCCTCTTGCCGGCCCTCCTCTGGGGCGTGGCCATGGCCAACCTGATCCGGGGCGTACCCATTGACGCCCGCATGCAGTATGCCGGTACCTTTTTCGATCTCCTTTCTCCCTACACCCTGCTGGGGGGCTTGACCTCTCTTCTCCTTTTCACCCTGCAGGGGGCACTTTTCCTGGCCCTCAAAACCGGGGATGAACTGCCGCAGCGCGCCCGGCAGGCGGGGCTAAAGATAGGTACCGGCGCTGTGGCGGCCCTCCTCCTGCTGCTAATTATGAGTTACCGGGAAACCGACATCTTTACCCGGATTGTACCCGGAATCGCCGCCTGGGGCGCCCTGGTGGCCCTTCTCCTGGCCTGGTGGTCGCTCAGCTCCCGGAGCTACGGCGGGGCTTTTATCTTGAACGGTCTGGCCATCCTCCTGGGCACTGCGGCTCTCTTTGGCGGCCTCTTTCCCCGGGTAATGGTTTCCAGCCTGAATCCCCGGTGGAGCCTGACCATTTACCAGGCCTCCTCCAGCCCCTATACCCTTAAAGTTATGACCATCGTCGCCCTCACCCTGGTACCGGTGGTCCTCCTTTACCAGGGCTGGACGTACTGGGTATTCCGCCAGCGGGTTAAGGCCAGAAACCTGGAATATTAGGAGTTGGAGGCCGGGGGCTTGCCGGAACTGGCTACTTCCCTTTTTGTTTCGAAAGTACGGCAAAAGGTGAATGGGGCTAGCCAGGAGTTTTCGAATACGCACCAGAAAGGGTTAGAGCAAGGAAGGTCCTGCGGAGAGAGGGGAAGGTAATTTGCTGCTGGAAAGGAACCTCCTGGGCGAAGCACGCCGGGTGCGCTGGCACCTGGCCGTGACCATCGGCCTGGGCCTGGCGGCCGGCTTGCTGGCCATCCTGCAGGCCGGTTACCTGGCCCGGGTGGTGAACGGGGTCTTCCTGGAAGGGCAGGATCTGCGGGGTGTCTGGCACTGGCTCATGGCCCTCCTGGGCATCATTTTCCTCCGGGCGGGCCTGGCCTGGGGTGTAGAAGTGGCGGCCCACCGGGCCGCGGCCCGGATCAAATATGACCTGCGCCGGCGCCTGGTGGGCCACCTCCTGGCCGTAGGTCCGTTACCTTTGAAGGATGAGCATACCGGGGAGCTGGTCAATGTCCTGGTGGAAGGAATTGAGGACCTAGAGGCTTATTTTGCCCGCTATTTGCCCCAACTGGCCCTGGCGGCCCTGGTGCCCCTGATGGTCCTAGGTTTCGTCTTCCCCCTGGACCTGTTTTCCGGCCTGCTCCTCCTTTTTACCGCTCCCCTGCTTCCCCTGTTCATGTTCCTTATCGGCAACCGGGCAGAAGCCCTCACTCAACAGCAGTGGCAAACTCTGAGCAGCCTGAGCGGCCATTTCCTGGATGTGCTGCAGGGCCTTACCACCCTGAAAATATTCGGCCGCAGCAAGGAGCAAGCTGAAGTCCTGGCCCGCCTCAGCGACCGTTTCCGATCCACCACCCTGGGAGTGCTGCGGGTGGCCTTTCTCTCGGCCCTGGTGCTGGAACTTGTAGCTACCATCAGCACCGCCCTGGTGGCCGTCACCGTGGGACTGCGCCTGGTTTATGCCCAAATACCCTTTAATGAGGCCCTTTTCCTCTTGCTGCTGGCCCCGGAATTCTACCTGCCCCTGCGCCTCCTGGGCAGCCAGTTTCATGCCGGCCTGGCCGGCGTCAGCGCCGCCCGGCGGATCTTCGCCGTTCTGGATATGGCAGGCCCTTGCACTACCCCGGCCCCGGCAGTAGCGGACGTGAGGGTCAAATCCCTGCCTCGAGGCGCGGAAACAGGAAATCTCCCGCCGGGCAGGGAAAGCCGCGTACGGCAGCCGGGGCTGCATATTGTCCTGGCAGGGGTTCATTATACTTACCCGGATAGGGAGCGGCCGGCCCTGGAAGAGGTCTCCCTGGAACTCCGGCCGGGGGAAAAGGTGGCCCTGGTTGGTCCCAGCGGCGGGGGGAAAAGCACCATCGCCCACCTGCTCCTGCGTTTCCTGGAGCCCGATCGGGGGCTGATTACCGTCAACGGCTTTCCTTTAAACAGGATCCCCCTGGAGGAATGGCGCCGGCAGGTGGCTCTGGTTCCCCAGCATCCCTACCTTTTCAGCGGTACTATAGCCGACAATATCCTCCTGGGACGTCCGGAAGCCTCGCGGGAGGAAGTGGTGGCCGCGGCCCGCCTCGCCGGGGCCCATGAGTTCATTGCCGCCCTGCCCCGGGGTTATGATACGCCCATCGGTGAGCGGGGGCTGCGCTTGAGCGGCGGCCAGGCGCGGCGCCTGGCCATTGCCCGGGCCATTTTGAAGGACGCCCCCTTACTGATCCTGGACGAAGCTACGGCCAACCTGGATCCAGCCACTGACCGGCTAATCCAGGCGTCCCTGGAGCGCCTGATGGAAAACCGCACGGTGCTGATTATCGCCCACCGCCTCAGCACCGTCTACCGGGCGGACCGCATCGTGGTCCTGGCCTCCGGCCGGGTGGTGGAGGCAGGACGGCACGAGGAATTAATGGCGCGGCAGGGTGCCTATTACCGCCTGGTCACAGCCTTTCATTGCGCAGCCGGAAGGGTGAAGGTTAGCTCAGCGCCCGCTAACTCGCTCCATTCCGGAAGCCTCACCGGAGCGGTGGACTATACCTTCGGGCATGACCGGCGTAAATCCGTTAGCATGGCCGCCCGCTCCGCACGCTCTCTCAATATGCCGTACTTTTCATGCCGCCAAAAACATCACCAGCCTAAAGGCACGCCTGCCCCTGGCCCCCAGAACTGCACCGCCCTGTACCGGCAGTTACCCCCTACCTATTTTAAGGGGAGAACTACCACCAGCACTTGCATCCGTCTCCTGGGTTTGCTTGCACCCTCTTGGGCCGCTATACTGGGAGCCACCCTGCTTGGATTTTTTACCATAGCCAGCAACGTCGGCCTCATGGCCACCGCGGCCTTTCTCATTGCCAGCGCCGCCCTCCACCCGCCGGTTTCAGACCTCATGCTCCCCATCGTCGGGGTGCGCTTTTTTGGTATCTCCCGGGCCGCCAGCCGTTACCTGGAACGTTATGTAAACCATAGCGTCACCCTGCACATCCTCAGCCAGCTGCAGGTTTCCTTTTACCGGGCCCTTGAGCCCCTGGTCCCGGACCGGCTGCCGGACCACCACAGTGGCGACCTGTTGAGCCGGGTCGTGGCCGATGTGGCTACCCTGGAAAACTTTTATCTCCGCGTCCTGGCCCCGCCCCTGGTAGCCCTGCTGGTCATGGTGGCCGTTTTCGTTTTCCTGGCCAATTTTGCCATCAAACCGGCCCTGGCCTGGCTGTTATTTTTTCTGGGGGCCGGCATCATCGCACCCCTGGGCCTCAAGGCTGCCGGCCGGCGGGCGACCCGGCAGCAGGGAGAAATACGAGCGGCCCTTAACGCCTCCCTGGTGGATACCGTCCAGGGCATGCCTGAAATCCTGGCCTGCGGATACGCCAGACAGCAGCAGGAACGCATCGCCGCCTTGAGCCGGGAACTACTGGTTCTCCAGGGCCGCGAGGCGGGAGTGGCCGGCCTAGCGGCCGCCGTGTCAGGCCTGGCCATGAACCTGGCCCTGTGGTCGGTCCTGGTGCTGGCCATCCCCCTGGTGGCCAGCGGACAACTGGACGGCGTTTACCTGGCCATGCTGGCCCTTGGAGCGGCTGGCAGCTTTGAGGCCGTCCTGCCCCTGGCCATGATACCCCAGCGCCTGGAAGCAAGTCTGGCTGCAGCCCGGCGGCTCTTTGCCCTTATCGATACCCGGCCTGCCGTCCAGGACCCGCCCGGCCCGCCGCCACAGCCGGCAAACTACCACCTGGAGGTAAAAGGACTGCGCTTTCGCTACGCCCCGGAAGAACCCTGGGTCCTGGACGGCCTCGACTTTACCGTGCCCGAAGGGGGCCGGGTGGCTATCGTCGGTCCCAGCGGGGCCGGGAAAAGCACATTAGTAAACCTGCTCCTGCGCTTCTGGGATTACGAGGAAGGATCTATCCGCCTGGGTGGGTATGAACTCAAGGCCTATCCCCCGGAAGAGTTGCGCCGCCTGATAGCTGTAGTTTCCCAGCAAACCCATCTCTTCCATGCCACCATTGCCGAAAACCTCCTACTGGCCAGGCCTGGTGCCAGTCGGGAGGAGATCCGGCAGGCCGCACGGAAGGCCAGGCTGGACGAATTTATCCAGAGCCTGCCCGGGGGATATGAAACCTGTATCGGTGCAGAGGGATTGAAACTCTCCGGGGGCCAGCGCCAGCGTCTGGCCATCGCCCGCGCCCTTTTGAAAAATGCTCCCATCCTGATACTTGATGAGGCCACATCGGGCCTGGACCCGGTGACTGAGGGGGAAGTAAGGCAGGCTATCTACCGTTTAATGGCCAGCCGGACCACCCTGGTCATAACCCACCGCCTGGCGGGCCTGGAGGCCATGGATGAGATCCTGGTCCTGGATAAAGGGCGGATCGTCCAGCGGGGACGGCATGAGGAACTTCTCCGGCAAGAAGGGCTTTACCGCCGGATGTGGGAGCTGCAGCACGAAGTATTACCTTAGAATCAGGCCTATGTCGCTTTTGAGACCCATTATTACTCTGGGGAATATTCCCTTAAAATCTTGACCAGTTCCCTGCCGGCCCGCTCCAGGTCATCATTAATAATCACGTGCCGGTACTTACCAGCATAACTCATTTCCATAGCCACCCGCTCCAATCTCTTGGCAATGACCCCGGCGTCCTTTTCCCTCCCGGCCAGCCGCTGGCGCAGTTCTTCCATATTTGGCGGGGCAATAAAAATCGGGACGACATTTTCAGGGAAGCGCTCCATGACCTCAACGCATCCCAGGACATCCATGTCGGTAATAATGTCATAGCCGTTCTCCAGGGCATATAAAATTGTCGGCAAATGGGTACCGTAGTAGTCCCCGGAATGAATCTGCTTCCATTCCAGGAAGGCTCCTTGAGCGATCATTGCTTCAAAATCAGCTTTACTGACAAAAAAATACGGGAAGCCCTGGGCTTCCCCCGGTCGCATAGGGCGGGTGGTTATTGAGGGCAGGTAGTAAATACCCCGGACCCGCTCCAGGGCATAGTTCAACAGGGTATTCTTCCCCACCCCGGAAGGCCCGGAAACCACGAAAAAGAAACCCTGTCGATTTTTTCGATCTTTAACTTGAAAGTCAACGATCAATTTGCGAGAAAGAATCATAAGGCATAATTCCCCACAGGAAATACTAATTTTGTTTACATTTTACCACACAGCCTCAGGCAAGGCAATGCGGCCTTTACCGTTGCCGGCGGCTAAAATCTCGTACTGCCTGGACCACGGCTTTCAAGTTCTGGTTCGGCGTCCGCAAAGGTACAGCGCACTCCGGCGCTACCAGCCTGATGCCCGCCTTAAGCAGCCTTTCTACTTCGACCTTGACCTCCGCTACCCTGCCGTTCAGTAGGGTCTGAGGGTTATTGATGCCTCCTACCAAGGTCAGGCGGCCATTGGCCAGGATAAGGAGCTCGGCCGGCGGGTTGCGGGAATCAAAATGAAAGGCCGTAAAACCCGTCTGAGTAAAGTAGCCCAACCGGTCGGTAACCCGGCCGCATGTATGGAGAATAACCGGGACATCCGCGGGCAATGCCTTAACGGCCCGTTGGTGCAAAGGCAGGAGAAACTCGCGATAGGCGGTAGCACTAACTAGGTCGCCCGTAGCATGGTCGGCCCAGGTTAGGACATCAGCACCGGCCTCCACCTCTGCCGCCGCCAGCAGCAAAGGAACGGCCACCAGCCGCCCCAGCAGATCCCGTACAGCCTCCGGTTCTAGGACCAGTCCCAGAAGGAAATTCTGTACCCCGCACAAGTGGTAGGCCAGGGTCCAGGGGCCAATAACCTTGCCCACCACGGCTACGCGGTGACCGTAACGCTTTTTCAGCAGGCTGATAGCCGTGAGAAGAGCTTTAATCGGCTGCCGGTCCAGGAAATTCGGGGGTAGTCGCCACTCCTCCCATTTCTGCAGGGGATTTTTTTTAATAGCCGGCATGGCGTCCACCGGGTTCCAGTCCACCGTACAGCCCAGGGTCGCTGCTTCCAGCAGGATACTGAAATAGGGTGCGACGGTATCAAATCCCAGTATTTCGTGGCCGGTTGCCGCCAGGGCGGCCATTTTATAGGGATCGGTATGGGCTTCGGGGAAAAAGACGCCGGTGGCAGTCATGCTTTCCACCGTAGCTACCGAGGTGGGTGTAATTAAAGGTAGACGGTCGACATCTCTGCCCCTGAGAGCTGCTAATACCCGCTCACAGCCGGCCATTTGCTCCCTGGCTGCCATGAACCCATACCCCTTTTCTAAATCTCAATCTTCATGCTGGTGGAGCCGGCCCAGGCGCCGGTAAACGGCCAGCATCTTTAGCCAGAAAATGGCGCGAAAACCTGTGGCCGGGTCCAACCCAGTCAGTTGCTTAATGCGCTCCAGGCGGTTGGTGACGGTATTGCGGTGCAAGTGTAATTGCTCGGCCGTTTGCTTAATATTCATATTGTTATCTATAAAGGCTTCGACAGTCTCCAGTAACTGGATCCCTTCCTCGCCTGCTGCCTCAACCTTCTGAAGGAGGGGTTCCAGGTATCTGCTGGTCAGGCGGCCCGGCAGG belongs to Moorella humiferrea and includes:
- a CDS encoding MtaA/CmuA family methyltransferase codes for the protein MAAREQMAGCERVLAALRGRDVDRLPLITPTSVATVESMTATGVFFPEAHTDPYKMAALAATGHEILGFDTVAPYFSILLEAATLGCTVDWNPVDAMPAIKKNPLQKWEEWRLPPNFLDRQPIKALLTAISLLKKRYGHRVAVVGKVIGPWTLAYHLCGVQNFLLGLVLEPEAVRDLLGRLVAVPLLLAAAEVEAGADVLTWADHATGDLVSATAYREFLLPLHQRAVKALPADVPVILHTCGRVTDRLGYFTQTGFTAFHFDSRNPPAELLILANGRLTLVGGINNPQTLLNGRVAEVKVEVERLLKAGIRLVAPECAVPLRTPNQNLKAVVQAVRDFSRRQR
- the cydD gene encoding thiol reductant ABC exporter subunit CydD, with the translated sequence MLERNLLGEARRVRWHLAVTIGLGLAAGLLAILQAGYLARVVNGVFLEGQDLRGVWHWLMALLGIIFLRAGLAWGVEVAAHRAAARIKYDLRRRLVGHLLAVGPLPLKDEHTGELVNVLVEGIEDLEAYFARYLPQLALAALVPLMVLGFVFPLDLFSGLLLLFTAPLLPLFMFLIGNRAEALTQQQWQTLSSLSGHFLDVLQGLTTLKIFGRSKEQAEVLARLSDRFRSTTLGVLRVAFLSALVLELVATISTALVAVTVGLRLVYAQIPFNEALFLLLLAPEFYLPLRLLGSQFHAGLAGVSAARRIFAVLDMAGPCTTPAPAVADVRVKSLPRGAETGNLPPGRESRVRQPGLHIVLAGVHYTYPDRERPALEEVSLELRPGEKVALVGPSGGGKSTIAHLLLRFLEPDRGLITVNGFPLNRIPLEEWRRQVALVPQHPYLFSGTIADNILLGRPEASREEVVAAARLAGAHEFIAALPRGYDTPIGERGLRLSGGQARRLAIARAILKDAPLLILDEATANLDPATDRLIQASLERLMENRTVLIIAHRLSTVYRADRIVVLASGRVVEAGRHEELMARQGAYYRLVTAFHCAAGRVKVSSAPANSLHSGSLTGAVDYTFGHDRRKSVSMAARSARSLNMPYFSCRQKHHQPKGTPAPGPQNCTALYRQLPPTYFKGRTTTSTCIRLLGLLAPSWAAILGATLLGFFTIASNVGLMATAAFLIASAALHPPVSDLMLPIVGVRFFGISRAASRYLERYVNHSVTLHILSQLQVSFYRALEPLVPDRLPDHHSGDLLSRVVADVATLENFYLRVLAPPLVALLVMVAVFVFLANFAIKPALAWLLFFLGAGIIAPLGLKAAGRRATRQQGEIRAALNASLVDTVQGMPEILACGYARQQQERIAALSRELLVLQGREAGVAGLAAAVSGLAMNLALWSVLVLAIPLVASGQLDGVYLAMLALGAAGSFEAVLPLAMIPQRLEASLAAARRLFALIDTRPAVQDPPGPPPQPANYHLEVKGLRFRYAPEEPWVLDGLDFTVPEGGRVAIVGPSGAGKSTLVNLLLRFWDYEEGSIRLGGYELKAYPPEELRRLIAVVSQQTHLFHATIAENLLLARPGASREEIRQAARKARLDEFIQSLPGGYETCIGAEGLKLSGGQRQRLAIARALLKNAPILILDEATSGLDPVTEGEVRQAIYRLMASRTTLVITHRLAGLEAMDEILVLDKGRIVQRGRHEELLRQEGLYRRMWELQHEVLP
- the gmk gene encoding guanylate kinase, with amino-acid sequence MILSRKLIVDFQVKDRKNRQGFFFVVSGPSGVGKNTLLNYALERVRGIYYLPSITTRPMRPGEAQGFPYFFVSKADFEAMIAQGAFLEWKQIHSGDYYGTHLPTILYALENGYDIITDMDVLGCVEVMERFPENVVPIFIAPPNMEELRQRLAGREKDAGVIAKRLERVAMEMSYAGKYRHVIINDDLERAGRELVKILREYSPE